TCATTAACCACGACACTGGTGCTGGACAGCTCCATCCAGTTTTTGAGTGCAACAATGTGACAGGTGCAGTCCCAGGGGTTCTCCTGGAGGTCAATCTGGATAAATGCCGATAACTGGTCAAGCACACCCTTAACGGGCAGATAGGAGAAGTGATTATTCCGTAAGTTGAGTCGTGTTAGCATGGTGCCCCCGAAGACGTTGTCAGGCAGTGATCTCAGGAGGTTATTGTTGAGGAAAAGCAGCTGAAGGTTATGTAAAGCATTGAAGGTCTGCGGTAAAATGTCTTTGATGACATTGTATTCCAAATACAGATACTGGAGCGATTGCAGGCCGGCAAAAAGCGATTGCGAAAGTGACTCGATGTAATTCCCGTTCAGATAGAGCCGCCTCAGATTTGTCAGGTTCTCAAATGCGCCTTCCTGAATCACCGCGATCCGGTTATTTCCTAAATGAAGCAGCTCCAGCAGACTGTACTCCGTCAGATCAGGTCTGTAGATCACTTGAAGGTAGTTACCGGTCAGGTGCAGTTTCTTTGGGTACGAGGGCTTGGGGTTCAACTCACTGATGTTATGCAACTTCCGCTCTTGACAGTTGATGTTCAGCCCACTGTCCGGGTTTTGGgatgtgcacacgcacacactggggCACAAAATAGGCACAGGCGAGCGTGTCTGGTAAACCATTATAGGCCCAAAGACGTGTTTGTCCTTTGCGATGCGGGGAGTGGGCCGGTAGCGCATTTTAGGGGGTCGTGAGGCTTTAGGGAGACGGGTGGGGGAGATCATGCCGGGGAGGTAGGTTGCGGGCAGCGCCCCTTGGAAGTGAGAGTCAGAGGCAGGGTGAGCACGCTCGCCAGCATTTCTGCGTGGGCACAGATCCTGCTTTATCAGCTGTGTGATGTCTTTACCGTGGAGCCTGAATGGCGTCTCGCATACAATGTCCCCCACAAAGACTGAAATAGTGTCCAACCAGGATTTTAGAGGAATCAAATCACAAGTACAATTCCACGGGTTTTCTTCCAGCTGGATCTCCATGATCCCACCAATGTGCTCCAGAACCCCTGCAAAGGGCAAAGTCTTGAGCCTGTTGCCACGTAAATCCAAATGGGTAAGGAGCACGAAGCGGAAGATATTTGGAGGCAAAGACAACAGGAGGTTGTCATTGAGAATCAAGACTTTAAGCTTGTTCAGCTTACTGAAAGCGCCTGGTTCAATGGTGCTGATATAATTATAATCTGCCTGTAAATACTCCATACTCTCGAGTCCCGCAAACATGTCCTCCTTTATCCCCTCCAGGTTGTTGTTATTCAAGTGCAGCCTCTTTAAGAAGCGCAGCCCAAGAAAAGCATTGCTCCCGATCTCCTGTAATCCATTATTGCCCAGatgcagagaggtgacattgccATAATTGACAAACTCATTTGCACCAATACGAGACAGGAAGTTCCCATTTAGAAAAAGCTGCGAGATCTTATTTGGGGGTGCCTGGAACTGGCTGACGGTGGTAAATCCTTTATTCTCACAGTTAATATTCAAAATGTTCTCTCTCTCCTCGCAGGCGCAGCGGATCTTGCAGATATCTTTGGAGGCTGAAGTTTTGCGGCTCTCCGTCTCAGATGGCGACAGGCTGGTGACCGTGAGGACGCTCAGAAAGAGGACACCGCTCAGCATGTTTACAACCAAAAGTGCTTGTTAATACATGGATCCGGCATTTACGTTTGCATGGTGAGCCTTGAAGTGAACAAAAAAGTCGAGGAGAGAGTTGACATATTAGAAAAATGACTCACACAAGATGTCACGCACATACGTACCAACACGCTGACAAAAATCAAGCAATCATTAAGCTTATATCATATTAAGACATGAGCTTGACACTAAAGATGTCAACTGACCTCCACTTTGGAAGAGAAAACAATTCCAAAATTCCtcagcacagaaaaaaaaaacaatcctgtTAAAGACAAAAAGCACTGGAAACGAACGAGATCCTGTGTGGAAGATGGATTTGGAACATTGTCAGACGCAGAGAACCGTTGCAAGAAAATCCATTCACTGCCTTCCCTTTTTTGCTCAGGATGACCACATATTCAGTGGCTTCTTGGCGAGCAGCTCGCCAGCAGCTGCAGCAAATATTCAGAGGGTGACACGGATGGCTATACGCTCCCTCTCTCTCCTCATATCAAATGCAAAAAAGCATGTCATTTTAGTCAATAAAAACCATCTGTAAACATCCCAGAAAATAAAGTGCAGTTATTGCACAGTGACGCGCGACTGGATATCCTTTATGgtcttgaaaaaaacaaaagaggggAATAAAAAGGAACTCTTAGGGTGGGAATCAGCAAGAAGCAGCACAAGAGAGAACATGTGATAGAGACAAGGGGGGGGACAGAGAGAgcaaaagagagcgagagagggaggcagggagggagggagagagagagagaaaaagagagagagcgagagagtcaTGGGAAATCTATCTTCCCTGAGCTGAAGCTTAAGCGGAGCCTATGCTCCTAGTCCTCCTGCTGCGCTCTGTACAATGAGAGCAGTACTGAGcgtctgctgctgctactgctgcatgtgtgcgtgcgtacgtgtgtgcgtgcgtgcgtgtgtgtgtgtacgtgtgtgtgtgtgtgtgtgtgtgtgtgtgtgtgtgtgtgtgtgtgtgtgtgtgtgtgtgtgtgtgtgtgtgtgtgtgtgtgtgtgtgtgtgtgtgtgtgtgtgtgtgtgtgtgtatttgtttgtgtctgtgcatgcgtgtgtgcgcgtgggaGAGAAAGAGCAAGATAAAGGAACCGAATGAGGCAAACCCATGGGTCATCACATCAGTGACTTTGACACGTTCTATAGATTCTAtctctttctctccctctcccccctctctcattctctcattctctctctctatctctctctctctatctctctctctccaccccTATCACTCCCTCTCTCTCGTTCACTGTCTTCTCCCcaaccccctctctctctctctccctctctctctctctctctctctctctcactctctctcgctctctctctctcgctctctctctttctctctctctctctttctctctctctctctctctctctctctctctctctctctctctctctctctctctcgctctctctctccctcactcCCTCCCATGCAGCTCATCCTTGGGAAAAGTCCCATTAATACTAAGTCACTTAACCAAATCAAAGTATAACAGTGAATAGAAAAAGCTGCCTTTCACTACTTAAAGTATGCAACTGTTCTTATTATTCATCAAATTCATATTTCAAATACATACAATGTGTATGTACGAAATGTCTATTGTGCTATTCAATTTATTAATACCAAATTTTGATGCAAATTTAATCGTCAACAACTTTTAACATGCAAGGTCAAACTCTGCATCGTCTTCATCATATTTCCCATTCAACTCTTTATGTCTCAGGCCACCAGGAGGCAGGAAAGGCTGCTTTTCCTACCCAGAGTGCGACTCTAATTTACCCAATTTGGCTTTGGCATGTTCACTCTCTCATTCAATCTCCGTCACTGTCACCAGTTGTGATCAgaaatacatatgacatatacaCATGGACCAAACTGTTGGCACCCCTCTCTTAATGacctaaaaaataataaaagaaaacataaataaaatacttttttttccaatccaAATCAGCCTGTCACGTCTCTtccccagccgttccactatgcctttgttgtcatggtttctgtctgtgtgctcgcccctcccctcctgtgtgcccatgattggtttgattattctcaccttcctcttgttacctgtcgtgtatataagtcctgtctgaccCTCACGCCCCTTTGGAtcattgtgtgttgttgttgccttgatgtctttttggttcctgttgtcgtTTAATGTCTTCACGTCCTTTGTGTCACGTCTCTGTTGGTGAGTCCTCTAGttattttgttaagtcatgtcagtttgccgagtctgtcttttgagatcctccaataaaccctggtccaagctgcatttggccgccctgctccatccgaccCATGACAAGGGTGaccctacttcgcggatttcacttatcgtggtGTGGTTTTGGAATcaattatccgtgataaacgagggattactgtacaaaaaaaacccctcatGAAACGGGAATGAACAAAAATGAGAACATTGGCATAGTTTTTAAAGCACTTTGTCATGCGAAAGCTGCTGTGAAAGCTCAATTTAAATAAAGATGGATTATATTGTCACCCCATCCAAAACTTAAAAGCCTGCTTTctgaaaaagacacacaaacaagtGCTTGTTGGAAAAGAAACAAGAagctttggcaaaaaaaaaaaaaaagggaatgcAGTTGCTCCCCGACTATGGAGGCGGGGTGGGGCACTTACCAGTTGTGTGTTTTGGTACGAGCTGGCAGTTGAgaagcaattgtttttttttttatgtattcataAAATACAGCTTTTGATCCCCAACCACACAGTGCAGGTTGAGCTCTTCCACCCTCCTGCCCCAAATTTTATATAGCTGAACAGGCAGGGCTTCACGGGCTTCCTCTGTAACCACTGTCAGCATCTGCTTAACTCACTCTCATTCTCTTGTAATTGTGTGGactgttccatccatccatccatccatccatccatccatccatccatccatccatccatgtgttGTAGTTCTTTGTATGATCATCTTTTCCTGCATCGCCATGCAGTCTGCCGGTACGCGTCGCAGTGGGTAATGTGGTATGTTCCCGAAGCTGATTGGTTGACTCGAGGCGTAACGCGTCAAAGGTTAACTCGGTTGATATCCTGCGGATTGACGGAATGAGCGTCTGACGCCCCAAATCTCTGCACTCAGATGCGCCAGCCTGCGTGCACTCCATTGAATGTGATTGAATTGCGTGGTCAGAAACGCGAGCAACAATTTGGTGTGAACGCAACATAAGACGCAAGGGTATATATTTGTCAAAGCCAACCCCATATTAGTTGTActatgttcattttgttttcacttgtcaattatttaactggttcttttatcagaaacaagatatttaggttgaattacctgacatgtttcggcttgtacttccgccttcatcagagtctaattgcactttagtttacatatttaaatgttcagacattaagatgtgatagacagtttttgcatggtttgaatgaggcaaaataacatgctttttgtcTCGACTATatcgttataatcatttgtttcagatgtaatcattttctttataaaaattaaatttagtgttcaaaataaaaaaaagtttttttttcttc
The sequence above is drawn from the Syngnathus scovelli strain Florida chromosome 1, RoL_Ssco_1.2, whole genome shotgun sequence genome and encodes:
- the slitrk2 gene encoding SLIT and NTRK-like protein 2, producing MLSGVLFLSVLTVTSLSPSETESRKTSASKDICKIRCACEERENILNINCENKGFTTVSQFQAPPNKISQLFLNGNFLSRIGANEFVNYGNVTSLHLGNNGLQEIGSNAFLGLRFLKRLHLNNNNLEGIKEDMFAGLESMEYLQADYNYISTIEPGAFSKLNKLKVLILNDNLLLSLPPNIFRFVLLTHLDLRGNRLKTLPFAGVLEHIGGIMEIQLEENPWNCTCDLIPLKSWLDTISVFVGDIVCETPFRLHGKDITQLIKQDLCPRRNAGERAHPASDSHFQGALPATYLPGMISPTRLPKASRPPKMRYRPTPRIAKDKHVFGPIMVYQTRSPVPILCPSVCVCTSQNPDSGLNINCQERKLHNISELNPKPSYPKKLHLTGNYLQVIYRPDLTEYSLLELLHLGNNRIAVIQEGAFENLTNLRRLYLNGNYIESLSQSLFAGLQSLQYLYLEYNVIKDILPQTFNALHNLQLLFLNNNLLRSLPDNVFGGTMLTRLNLRNNHFSYLPVKGVLDQLSAFIQIDLQENPWDCTCHIVALKNWMELSSTSVVVNEITCDSPSKHAGRLLRSLRNEAICPEPSQEPPPQYAPPTKAPTFVSPSTESPTPSSSSAFSSVRPTESRLQTPELHPEVPLSVLILGLLIVFILSVCFGAGLFVFVLKRRKGVEHVPTGSNNIDLNSFQVQYGSYNPEPTQDKNSQSHVYNYIPPPVGSMCQNPIYIQKDGEQVAFYRNLKELSFGPLNAKKDDILTRSPGAFTIGAVDFKDKSPTSPPEMLYQNVGERPNKELPTAAGTSPFSYNFCTLPKRPCIVPPYEAATAPRHVTNQDRLSKTVVYGTPRKCFGVELPSKNSEHQFLLHGKLKTEPDYLEVLEKHTAMSQL